Part of the Hydrogenoanaerobacterium saccharovorans genome, GCCGATGTGGTAACGGTTTTCGGTGACACAAAGCTGGTTTTCCCTGTTGTTCAATCCCTTTCGGCGGGGGACACAGCAGGCTGCCTTTTGGATAAGGAAACAGCATATAATATTTTTGGCACCTATAAAGCGGCAGGTTATCGGTTGCAATATGAAAATAAAACCTACATTGTGCGCAATGTATTTGCTTCATCTGAGGCAACTTTAGTAATACAAGCCGATGCCTTGTCTGACGTTGTATTTTCTAAAATTTCGCTGGATGTATCCCAATCGGCATACCCCAAGCGTGCCGCAGAAGAATTTGCAAGCCGCTACAACTTGACCGATTTTATTGTAGAAGATAATGGGACGTACAGTGGAGCAGCAGCTTTTTTTGCAGCGTTGCCTGCTTGGATTTTAGCCGCGGCACTGCTGCTTATTATGTTGCGCGAAGCATACCGTTATCGCGAAATGCCCGTACGGTTCTTGTTCTATCTTTTGGTAGGCGCCGTTATTCTCACTGTTTACTTTTTGGTGTCTGGGCTTCGTTTTTCATTTCCACAGTCTATGGTACCAACACGTTGGTCCGATTTTGAGTTTTGGCAGAGGCTGTTTATGCAAAACAAACAGCATACATTGCAAATGCTGTACATGAAAAAAGAAAAACCTGCTATTTTACTTATCCAGTTGGCGGCTAAAGCAATCGGCAGTTCTCTTGTTACTGTGTTATTGCTTTGGTATACGGTAAAAAAACATCGGGTATCTACAGCAAAAAACCTGTTTAATACCGTGTTTTTCTATTTTTTGATAACCTTTTTTGCTGTACTGCTTGCTCAAAAGTTCGTCCCATCGGCAGCATCTTTTCAAATGCTGTGGGTGTGTATTCCTTTCTTTTATGCTGTTCGCTTCTATGCACATACTTAATAGAAATCAAAAGCGGTTGAATTTTTTTAACCGCTTTTTCTACTTGGCTTGCAGTTTTTCGCACAGAGAATTATAATATAAATAGAGTATAATGCAGAATTATTAAAAAGGCGCTGTATACAAATTATTAAAGGATGAGGAATGCATATGCAACCAATGAAGCTTTCACCCGCATTTGTAGATTATTTATGGGGCGGCGAACGCCTCAAAACCGATTACAACAAAAAAACCGATATGGTACCGCTTGCGGAAAGCTGGGAGCTTTCCTGCCATAAAGACGGTAACTCCATCCTGCCTGACGGTACAACATTAAGCGATTATATCAAAAAACACCCCGAGGCAGTGGGTACGCGTGGGGCAGAATTTGCTTATTTCCCCATTTTGTTTAAACTGATTGACGCAAAAGGCGACTTGTCGCTGCAGGTACACCCAAACGATGAATATGCCCTGCGTGTAGAACACGAATACGGCAAAACCGAAATGTGGATTGTATTGGATTGCGAGCCGGGTGCCAAATTGATACACGGGTTTAAAAAAAGCATTACCAAACAAGAGTTCCGCGAAAATATTGCCGACAATACCATTTTGGATGTTGTAAATTATGTACCTGTTAAAAAAGGGGACGTCTTCTTTATTGAGTCCGGTACGCTGCATGGTATTGGAAAAGGCATTGTTATCGCCGAAATTCAGCAGAACTCCAACACCACTTATCGCGTGTACGATTACGGTAGATTGGGTGCAGACGGCAAACCGCGCCCTTTGCATATCGATAAAGCGTTGGATGTAACAAAAACCGATGCATACCAAGTAACCAACAGCAGTTATCCCCAGCGCACTGTGGGCGGCTGTACCATCGCTACACTGGCAGATTGCCGTTATTTTAAAGCCGAGCGAATGGAACTTGATGGTGAGTGCATTTTGGATGTCGATGACGGCTCTTTTGTAGGGTTGTTTTGCGCCGAAGGCAATGTGGTATTAAAAACCGAACAAACCGCATTACAACTCATCAAGGGCGATACCGTTTTTCTGCCTGCGGGTATGGGCGAATATACCTTACAGGGCAAAGCACAGCTTATTTCAATGGGCGTATGATAGATTAAAACCGTTTAAACAGAATAATATTCTATGTTTACCGGCAGGCACACTGTTGCCTGCTGATTTTTTGTGTTGTACGAATAATCAAGGCATGCAATGCCGAAAAATATGGTATAGATAGTTTTTTATTGCTATAAAACAAGAAAGAAATGAGTATGAAATGAAAAAAATAACCAATACTGCAATCACCCACGGGGGTAAATTTCACGCGGATGATGTGTTTTCAACTGCGCTGCTCAAAACACTGAACCCTGAAATTAAAATTATCCGTGCTTTTGAAGTACCGCAGGGTTTTGATGGAATTGTCTACGATATCGGTTGGGGAGAATACGATCATCATCAGGCAGACGCACCAGTGAGAGAAAATGGTGTGCCTTATGCCGCGTTTGGGTTGCTGTGGCGCGAATTCGGCGAAAGTTTGGTGGGCACCGAAGAAGCCGCACGCTTTGATGAACGTTTTATACAGCCGCTCGATCAGGATGACAACTTGGGCGGCGGAAATGCTGTGGCAGCCATCATTGGCTTATTCAACCCAAGCTGGGATTCAGATGAGGACGTGGACAATTGCTTTTTAGAAGCAGTGGAATTTGCTAAAGTAATATTGGACAAAAAACTGGAGAGCATTCGCAGCATTCAAAGAGCACGACAATTGGTAAAGGATGCACTTGAACATGCAGAGGACAACATTGTGGTTCTGCCCAAATTTGCACCTTGGAAAATGGTGCTTGTACCGTCAAAAGCCGAGTTTGTGGTGTATCCCTCACAACGCGGCGGTTACAGCGCGCAGGGCGTTCCCTCAGATGATGATGACAACGCTTTGAAATATGAATTCCCGCAGGAGTGGGCAGGAAAAACGGCAGAAGAACTAAAAAGCCTGACGGGGATTGAAACCCTGCACTTCTGCCACAATAACCGTTTTCTGGTAGCGACCGTAACAGTGGAAGATGCCATCAAAGCCTGCAAGCTTGCGCGAAGTAAAAAACAAAAATAATTATATCATTTCAAATAAAAAACTCCATGAGCGTATACCTCATGGAGTTTTGTTATTATCCCAGTATTTTTTTAAGATCTGCCTCAGGAGTAGATATAGGAGAGATTCCAAATTTCTCTACCAAAACATTTAGAATATTGGGGGAGACAAATGCGGGGAGTGTGGGGCCGAGGTAGATGTTTTTTATGCCGAGTGCCAGCAGAGAAAGCAAGATACAAACTGCTTTTTGCTCGTACCACGAAAGCACCAAAGTAAGCGGTAGCTCATTTACTCCGCATTCAAATGCACCTGCAAGAGCAATTGCAACCTGAATGGCGCTGTAAGCATCGTTGCACTGGCCCATATCCATAATGCGCGGTAACCCGCCGATTTCGCCCAAATCCAAGTCGTTAAAGCGGTATTTGCCGCAGGCAAGGGTGAGAATAATGGTATCTTTTGGGGTTTGTTTAACAAAGTCGGTGTAATAATTTCTGCCGGGGCGTGCACCATCACATCCGCCTACAAGGAAGAAATGCTTAATTGCCCCCGCTTTAACGGCATCGATTACCTTGTCTGCAACCGACAGTACCGTGCCTCGTGCAAAGCCGGTAGTGAGTGTATCGCCGCCGTTGATGCCTGTCATCGGGTGCAATTCGCGGTAGCCGCCGAGTTCAAGCGCTTTGTTGATAACAGGGGTGAAATCTTTATCCTCGTCGATGTGTACCATCTCGGGGTAAGCTACTACCTCTGTTGTAAATATGCGGTCGCTGTAGCTTTGTTTTACAGGCATCAGGCAGTTGGTTGTAAACAAAACGGGTGCGGGCAAACCATCAAATTCCTTCTGCTGGTTTTGCCATGCGGTACCAAAGTTGCCCTTGAGATGCGGGTAAGCCTTGAGTGCAGGGTAAGCATGAGCGGGCAGCATTTCGCCGTGTGTGTAGATATTAATCCCTTTGCCTTTGGTTTGTTCCAAAAGAAGATGTAAGTCGTAAAGGTCATGCCCGCTTACAACAATAAACGGCCCTGCCTCTATATTCATAGTAACCTTGGTCGGCTCGGGTGTGCCGTAAGTTTCGGTATTGGCGCGGTCAAGCAGCTCCATGCATTTCAAGTTTACGTTACCCGTCTCCATTACCAACGCAAGCAGGGTGTCTGCATCCAGTTCTTCACCGATCGCAGCAAGTGCTTTATAAAAGAACAGGTTCACTTCATCATCGGTGTAACCCAACACCAAAGCATGATAAGCGTAAGCTGCCATGCCACGGATACCAAACAAAATCAGCGATTTCAACGAGCGGATATCTTCGTTATCCGTCCACAGGTTCTGCATATCGTAATTGTCGTTGCGAACGCATTTTGATGCACAAGAAGAACATTGCGGTGCCATAGCTTGTTTGGCGGCTTCTGTTTTTGCAATTTGGCACTCAATGGCTTCATCATCAAAACTCACGTTGGTTATTGTGGTAAACAGGCCCTCAATCACGGTTTTGTGGGTTTCAGCAGTGGGGGTGCTGTTCATAGCAGTTCTTGCCAAACCAATTAACGCACCGGTTAGCTCATCCTGTAAAGTGGCTGTGTTTGCCTTTTTACCGCACACACCGGCACGTCCCTGGCATCCGGTACCGCCTGCTGTTTGCTCACATTGAAAACAAAACATATCTGGCATAATTTTTTACCTCTTTTCATAACTTTTTCGTTTGTGGATGTATTTAGTATAAAAGAAAGAGTTGCCTTAGTCTGTTGCAAAAGCAACGGAATAATATTTTCTGCAATTGATGTGCCTTGTTTGTGGCAATAGGTTATGTTATACTTTGGGCAGAAAAGTGGAAATCAATAGTACTGAAAAAGTGGACAGGATGAGACAGATGGATTTTAAAGGTAAAGTTTGTGTGGTTACCGGAGGTGCACTGGGTATTGGGCGATGTATTACCCGCGAGTTTTCAAAAATGCAAGCGAGCATTGCATTTATTGATGTTGATGAACAGGCAGGGCAGCAAAATTTAAAATGGCTTACCGCACATGGATGCAATGCTTTGTTTTTCTGTGGGGATATTGCCGAAGAAGCGGTTCTGCAAGATTTTACGTCGGCTGTCGTTGCAAAATTCGGTAAAGTAGATTATCTCATCAACAATGCCTGTATCAGCCGCAAAGGTATTTTGAGCGGGTGCGGTTACGAAGATTTTAACTATGTTCTGCGGGTAGGCGTTACTGCCCCTTATCTGCTGGCGAAGCTTTTTTTACCGTATTTCAATCTGCAAGCGGCAATTGTAAACATCTCGTCTACCCGCGCAACAATGTCGCAGGCGGACACCGAAAGCTATACTGCTGCAAAAGGTGGTATTTCAGCGCTGACGCATGCGCTGGCTGTCAGCTTATCACACAAAGTACGGGTAAATGCCATCTGCCCGGGTTGGATTGATACAGGCGCATATTACGATGAAGAGTACCAACCTTGCTATACGCAAAGTGATACCGCCCAACATCCTTCCGGCAGAGTGGGCAACCCTTACGATATTGCGCGTGTAGCAATGTTTCTCTGCCATAGTGACAGCGGATTTATCAACGGTGAAAGCATCACGGTAGATGGCGGTATGACCCATTTGATGATTTACGACAATGATGCCGGTTGGAAATATCAGCAGCAGGAGGCGAACGATGATTAAAATATGTAATATAAAAGAAAATAAAAAGCGCTATCTTAATTTGTTGCTGCTTGCCGACCCTGATGAAGCTATGATAGACCGTTATCTTGAAGATGGTGAATTGTTTGTGCTGTTCCAAGACAAAACAGCGGTGAGCGTTTGTGTGGTAGCCGAAATCTCCTCAATGGTATGCGAACTCAAAAACCTTGCAACGGCAGAGCACTGCCAAGGGCAGGGGTATGCAACGCGGTTGATGCGCTATGTGATGGAACTTTATGGTGAACGTTTTGATGAAATGCTTGTCGGAACATCTAACGCAGTCGACACAACAATTCGGTATTATCAAGGGCTTGGTTTTGAATATTCCCACACCGTTCCTAACTTTTTTACACAACATTATTCCAACCCCATTTTTGAAAATGGTGTACAGTGCAAAGATATGGTATATCTGCGTACTGTACTGCCTAAAGTAAAGGAGAAAACCAAATGAGCTATCTTTTTTTGCAATACCCGAAGTGCAGTACCTGCCAAAAAGCAAAAAAATGGCTGGACGACAACGGGATTTCTTACAATGACCGCCACATTGCAGAGCAAAACCCTACTGCTGCAGAACTGAAAACATGGCTGGATAAAAGCGGTTTGCCGCTTAAAAAATTTTTTAACACAAGCGGGCTTTTATATAAAAGCCTGGCACTCAAAGATAAATTGCCGGCTATGAGCGAGCAGGAACAGCTTATTCTACTTGCAACAAACGGCATGTTGGTAAAACGCCCAATTGTGGTGGGCGATAATTTTATTTTGGTGGGTTTTAAACCGTCAGAATGGGAAAAACTAAAATAGACGAAAAAGCAAGAGGGCTGACAGAAATGTCAGTCCTCTTGTTGGATTCAGCTTGTATTTATATATGTTAGATTATTTTTAAACAATGAAAAGATTAATGGCTCATATAATAAAAGATTGACATCTTTTAGAGATGTGCTATACTAAAATTGTAAGTAGACTTAAATTGTATAATATAAATAGAACTACATAAAAAGTATAAAAGGAGTGAATTTTATGAGTAAAACCTTTCGAGAAATAATGCAAGATAGGCGTTCCATCTATGCCATTAAAGGAGAAAGCACGATTTCAGATGAACACATTATTGATATCATTGAAGCTTCGGTAAAACATACCCCATCGGCGTTTCACAGCCAAAGTGCAAGGGTTGCCGTTTTGTTCGGCGAAAACCATAAAAAGTTATGGGGCATTGCAATGGAAACTTTACGAAAATTAGTACCTGCCGAACATTTTGAAGCTACAAAAGCAAAAATAGACAGCTTTGCGGCGGGGTACGGAACGGTTTTGTACTTTGATGACACAGCGGTTACCAATGGTTTTGCCGCACAGTTTGAGCTTTACAAAGACAACTTCCCTATATGGGCACAGCAGGCAAACGGTATGCTTCAGTTTGCAATTTGGTGTCAGCTTGAAGCAGAGGGACTGGGTGCTACCCTTCAGCACTATAATCCTCTTATCGACGATGAGGTAAAAGCAACGTTCGGTTTGCCTGATAGCTGGAAGTTGATTGCACAAATGCCTTTTGGTACACCAACCGCTGCACCGGACGAAAAGCAGTTTGTGCCCCTCACTGAACGAGTAAAAATACTCCGGTAATAAAAGAAAAGCTGCCTGAATCAAATGATTAGGCAGCTTTTTGTTTATATTGATTATAAAGTGGAAAACTATACCGGAGGTGATATTATGGAATCCGTATGGAGCGCAAGATGCAAACTTCCGAAATACCAGGCACTCAACGGCGACTTAAAAGCAGATACAGTTGTTATCGGTGCAGGGATGGCAGGAATCTTAACTGCCTATTTTTTAAATCAACAAGGGGTCTCCACCGTAGTACTTGAGGCAAACGAAATTGCAAGCGGAGTAACAAAAAACACGACTGCAAAGATTACCACACAGCACAACCTGATATACGACACACTCATCACAGACTTTGGCGAAGAGCAGGCAGGGCAATATGCGCAGGCAAATATGCAGGCGGTAAGGCAGTACCAAAAAATAATTGAACAACGGGGCATTTCGTGCCATTTCGAGCAACGTCCTGCGTATGTATACTCACTTGATAACGCCGAACGCATCCAAAAAGAGGTGGATGCGGCAAACAGATTAGGGATAAAAGCAGAGTTTACCACCCACACCGATTTGCCGTTTGGTGTACGCGGTGCAGTAAAATTCCCCAATCAGGCACAATTTAACCCGCTGGAATTTTTAAAAGATATTGCAAGTGACCTGACGATTTACGAACACACGATGGTACGCGAAGTAAAAGACAATACAGTAATAACCGATAACGGAAAGATATTGGCGAAAAATATTGTTGTTGCAACCCATTACCCGTTTATTAATGTCCCCGGTTATTATTTTATGCGCCTGCATCAAGAGCGCTCTTATGTAGTTGCCCTTGAAAATGCCCCTCAACTGGATGGAATGTACATTGATGCGGATGAAGATGGCTATTCTTTTCGCAATTACGACGATTTGCTGTTTCTTGGCGGTGCAGGGCACCGAACAGGCA contains:
- a CDS encoding type I phosphomannose isomerase catalytic subunit → MQPMKLSPAFVDYLWGGERLKTDYNKKTDMVPLAESWELSCHKDGNSILPDGTTLSDYIKKHPEAVGTRGAEFAYFPILFKLIDAKGDLSLQVHPNDEYALRVEHEYGKTEMWIVLDCEPGAKLIHGFKKSITKQEFRENIADNTILDVVNYVPVKKGDVFFIESGTLHGIGKGIVIAEIQQNSNTTYRVYDYGRLGADGKPRPLHIDKALDVTKTDAYQVTNSSYPQRTVGGCTIATLADCRYFKAERMELDGECILDVDDGSFVGLFCAEGNVVLKTEQTALQLIKGDTVFLPAGMGEYTLQGKAQLISMGV
- a CDS encoding GNAT family N-acetyltransferase is translated as MIKICNIKENKKRYLNLLLLADPDEAMIDRYLEDGELFVLFQDKTAVSVCVVAEISSMVCELKNLATAEHCQGQGYATRLMRYVMELYGERFDEMLVGTSNAVDTTIRYYQGLGFEYSHTVPNFFTQHYSNPIFENGVQCKDMVYLRTVLPKVKEKTK
- a CDS encoding FAD-dependent oxidoreductase, translated to MESVWSARCKLPKYQALNGDLKADTVVIGAGMAGILTAYFLNQQGVSTVVLEANEIASGVTKNTTAKITTQHNLIYDTLITDFGEEQAGQYAQANMQAVRQYQKIIEQRGISCHFEQRPAYVYSLDNAERIQKEVDAANRLGIKAEFTTHTDLPFGVRGAVKFPNQAQFNPLEFLKDIASDLTIYEHTMVREVKDNTVITDNGKILAKNIVVATHYPFINVPGYYFMRLHQERSYVVALENAPQLDGMYIDADEDGYSFRNYDDLLFLGGAGHRTGKNRAGGCYEHLQAAAKDFFPQATIRYQWSAQDCIPLDGVPYIGSYSATTPNLFVATGFKKWGMTSSMVAATLLADQIIGKENPNAEVFSPQRFKVNASIGNLMKDTAQAVSGLSSQLLSVPAAELEQLEKGHGGIVEYEGEKVGVYKNEQGEVFVVSTKCTHLGCQLEWNPDELTWDCPCHGSRFDYKGKLIGNPAMRDLQTE
- a CDS encoding nitroreductase family protein; the protein is MSKTFREIMQDRRSIYAIKGESTISDEHIIDIIEASVKHTPSAFHSQSARVAVLFGENHKKLWGIAMETLRKLVPAEHFEATKAKIDSFAAGYGTVLYFDDTAVTNGFAAQFELYKDNFPIWAQQANGMLQFAIWCQLEAEGLGATLQHYNPLIDDEVKATFGLPDSWKLIAQMPFGTPTAAPDEKQFVPLTERVKILR
- the hcp gene encoding hydroxylamine reductase, which produces MPDMFCFQCEQTAGGTGCQGRAGVCGKKANTATLQDELTGALIGLARTAMNSTPTAETHKTVIEGLFTTITNVSFDDEAIECQIAKTEAAKQAMAPQCSSCASKCVRNDNYDMQNLWTDNEDIRSLKSLILFGIRGMAAYAYHALVLGYTDDEVNLFFYKALAAIGEELDADTLLALVMETGNVNLKCMELLDRANTETYGTPEPTKVTMNIEAGPFIVVSGHDLYDLHLLLEQTKGKGINIYTHGEMLPAHAYPALKAYPHLKGNFGTAWQNQQKEFDGLPAPVLFTTNCLMPVKQSYSDRIFTTEVVAYPEMVHIDEDKDFTPVINKALELGGYRELHPMTGINGGDTLTTGFARGTVLSVADKVIDAVKAGAIKHFFLVGGCDGARPGRNYYTDFVKQTPKDTIILTLACGKYRFNDLDLGEIGGLPRIMDMGQCNDAYSAIQVAIALAGAFECGVNELPLTLVLSWYEQKAVCILLSLLALGIKNIYLGPTLPAFVSPNILNVLVEKFGISPISTPEADLKKILG
- a CDS encoding MYG1 family protein; this encodes MKKITNTAITHGGKFHADDVFSTALLKTLNPEIKIIRAFEVPQGFDGIVYDIGWGEYDHHQADAPVRENGVPYAAFGLLWREFGESLVGTEEAARFDERFIQPLDQDDNLGGGNAVAAIIGLFNPSWDSDEDVDNCFLEAVEFAKVILDKKLESIRSIQRARQLVKDALEHAEDNIVVLPKFAPWKMVLVPSKAEFVVYPSQRGGYSAQGVPSDDDDNALKYEFPQEWAGKTAEELKSLTGIETLHFCHNNRFLVATVTVEDAIKACKLARSKKQK
- a CDS encoding SDR family oxidoreductase, with amino-acid sequence MDFKGKVCVVTGGALGIGRCITREFSKMQASIAFIDVDEQAGQQNLKWLTAHGCNALFFCGDIAEEAVLQDFTSAVVAKFGKVDYLINNACISRKGILSGCGYEDFNYVLRVGVTAPYLLAKLFLPYFNLQAAIVNISSTRATMSQADTESYTAAKGGISALTHALAVSLSHKVRVNAICPGWIDTGAYYDEEYQPCYTQSDTAQHPSGRVGNPYDIARVAMFLCHSDSGFINGESITVDGGMTHLMIYDNDAGWKYQQQEANDD
- a CDS encoding arsenate reductase family protein, with product MSYLFLQYPKCSTCQKAKKWLDDNGISYNDRHIAEQNPTAAELKTWLDKSGLPLKKFFNTSGLLYKSLALKDKLPAMSEQEQLILLATNGMLVKRPIVVGDNFILVGFKPSEWEKLK